The Streptomyces tendae genome has a window encoding:
- the pknB gene encoding Stk1 family PASTA domain-containing Ser/Thr kinase, whose protein sequence is MDTTLQDPLVGQVLDGRYRVDARIAVGGMATVYRALDTRLDRVLALKVMHPSLASDASFVERFIREAKSVARLAHPNVVQVFDQGADGAYVYLAMEYIAGCTLRDVLRERGALQARAALDILEPVLAALGAAHRAGFVHRDMKPENVLIGDDGRVKVADFGLVRSVDTVTNSTGTVLGTVSYLAPEQIEHGTADPRVDVYACGILLYEMLTGEKPHDGDSPAIVLYKHLHDDVPPPSAAVPGLAPALDQLVAAATARDPGARPADAVALFARTRETRGRLSDEQLDAMPPQALTSEHDNADDRTSVIPRALTVPRPLPVNEDDGTDAVNRTSRFRSPPPLPPRRRTALRRGPAAIVVAVLLVLGLGAGVWYINSGQFTKVPPLLSKTEQEARDRLAEAGLDVGEVKEQYSDSVERGKVIGTDPAAGARVRGSASVSLTLSKGPQTVRVPDLDGYPLDKARSLLEDEGLEPGMVTREFSDSVPKDAVVSTEPGKGTKVRAGSAVKLTVSKGSPVDLPDVTGDDPEDARAELEEAGLKVEIASERVTSEHDAGTVARQTPGAGGQAAEGDTVTLTLSKGPEMVEVPDVVGDSVDEAREKLEGAGFGVKEDRGLLGLFGDTVKDQSVDGGETAPKGSTITLRIR, encoded by the coding sequence GTGGACACGACCCTTCAGGACCCGCTGGTCGGGCAGGTGCTCGACGGCCGCTACCGCGTCGACGCGCGGATCGCCGTCGGCGGGATGGCCACGGTCTACCGGGCCCTGGACACCCGTCTCGACCGCGTCCTCGCGCTCAAGGTGATGCACCCCTCGCTCGCCTCCGACGCCTCCTTCGTGGAGCGCTTCATCCGCGAGGCCAAGTCCGTCGCCCGGCTGGCCCACCCCAACGTCGTCCAGGTCTTCGACCAGGGCGCCGACGGGGCGTACGTCTACCTGGCGATGGAGTACATCGCGGGCTGCACCCTGCGCGACGTGCTGCGGGAGCGCGGGGCGCTCCAGGCGCGGGCCGCGCTGGACATCCTGGAGCCGGTGCTGGCCGCGCTGGGCGCCGCCCACCGGGCCGGGTTCGTGCACCGCGACATGAAGCCGGAGAACGTGCTGATCGGGGACGACGGCCGGGTCAAGGTCGCCGACTTCGGGCTGGTCCGCTCGGTGGACACGGTGACCAACAGCACGGGCACCGTGCTCGGTACGGTGTCGTACCTCGCGCCGGAGCAGATAGAGCACGGCACCGCCGACCCCCGCGTCGACGTGTACGCCTGCGGCATCCTGCTGTACGAGATGCTGACCGGTGAGAAGCCGCACGACGGCGACTCCCCCGCGATCGTCCTCTACAAGCACCTGCACGACGACGTGCCGCCGCCCTCGGCGGCCGTGCCCGGTCTGGCCCCCGCGCTGGACCAGCTGGTCGCGGCGGCGACCGCGCGTGACCCCGGGGCCCGCCCGGCCGACGCGGTGGCGCTGTTCGCCCGGACCCGTGAGACGCGCGGCCGGCTCAGCGACGAGCAGCTCGACGCGATGCCCCCGCAGGCGCTCACCTCCGAGCACGACAACGCCGACGACCGCACCAGCGTCATCCCCCGCGCGCTCACCGTGCCGCGCCCCCTCCCGGTGAACGAGGACGACGGCACGGATGCGGTGAACCGGACCAGCCGTTTCCGCTCCCCGCCGCCGCTGCCGCCCCGCCGCCGTACGGCGCTGCGGCGCGGACCCGCGGCGATCGTGGTGGCCGTGCTGCTGGTGCTGGGCCTCGGCGCGGGCGTCTGGTACATCAACTCCGGGCAGTTCACCAAGGTCCCGCCGCTGCTGTCGAAGACCGAGCAGGAGGCCCGGGACCGGCTCGCCGAGGCCGGCCTCGACGTCGGTGAGGTCAAGGAGCAGTACAGCGACTCCGTCGAGCGGGGCAAGGTGATCGGCACCGACCCGGCGGCGGGCGCCCGCGTCCGCGGCAGCGCCTCGGTGTCGCTGACGCTGTCCAAGGGGCCGCAGACCGTGCGGGTGCCCGACCTGGACGGCTATCCGCTGGACAAGGCGCGCTCGCTGCTGGAGGACGAGGGCCTGGAGCCGGGCATGGTCACCCGCGAGTTCAGCGACTCCGTGCCCAAGGACGCGGTGGTCTCCACCGAGCCGGGCAAGGGCACGAAGGTCCGCGCGGGCTCGGCGGTGAAGCTGACCGTGAGCAAGGGCAGCCCCGTGGACCTGCCCGACGTGACCGGTGACGACCCCGAGGACGCGCGCGCCGAGCTGGAGGAGGCCGGACTGAAGGTGGAGATCGCCTCCGAGCGGGTCACCTCGGAGCACGACGCGGGCACGGTGGCCCGGCAGACCCCGGGGGCCGGCGGGCAGGCCGCGGAGGGCGACACCGTCACCCTCACGCTGTCCAAGGGGCCGGAGATGGTCGAGGTGCCGGACGTCGTCGGCGACAGCGTGGACGAGGCCCGGGAGAAGCTGGAGGGCGCCGGGTTCGGGGTGAAGGAGGACCGCGGCCTGCTGGGCCTGTTCGGCGACACCGTCAAGGACCAGTCGGTGGACGGCGGCGAGACCGCCCCCAAGGGCTCGACGATCACCCTCCGGATCAGGTGA
- a CDS encoding deoxyribonuclease IV, with translation MKSHPSGPARNPIGSHVPVAGGLHSVGLSYARDLGAETVQVFVANPRGWATPAGNPVQDEAFRAACAEASMPAYVHAPYLINFGSHTPATVERSVESLRHSLRRGRAIGALGVVVHTGSATGGRERAVALAQVREHMLPLLDELTHDDDPFLLLEPTAGQGASLCSLVEDLGPYFAALDAHPRLGVCLDTCHVFAAGHDLTGPDGAHRTLDELVATVGEGRLRLIHANDSMDVAGAHKDRHAGIGAGHIGEDPFAALMTHPATAGVPLVIETPGGKEGHAADVERLKKLRDG, from the coding sequence GTGAAGAGTCACCCGTCCGGCCCCGCCCGCAACCCGATCGGCAGTCATGTCCCCGTGGCCGGCGGTCTGCATTCCGTCGGTCTGTCCTACGCCCGTGACCTGGGGGCGGAGACCGTGCAGGTCTTCGTCGCCAACCCGCGCGGCTGGGCCACACCGGCCGGCAACCCCGTGCAGGACGAGGCGTTCCGCGCGGCCTGCGCCGAGGCCTCGATGCCGGCGTACGTGCACGCCCCGTACCTGATCAACTTCGGGTCCCACACCCCGGCGACCGTCGAGCGGTCCGTGGAGTCGCTGCGGCACTCGCTGCGGCGCGGCCGGGCGATCGGCGCGCTCGGCGTGGTGGTGCACACCGGCAGCGCGACCGGCGGACGGGAGCGGGCGGTGGCGCTGGCGCAGGTGCGGGAGCACATGCTGCCGCTGCTGGACGAGCTGACGCACGACGACGACCCGTTCCTGCTGCTGGAGCCGACCGCCGGCCAGGGCGCCTCGCTGTGCTCCCTGGTGGAGGACCTGGGCCCGTACTTCGCGGCGCTGGACGCCCACCCGAGGCTCGGCGTGTGCCTGGACACGTGCCACGTCTTCGCGGCCGGGCACGACCTGACCGGGCCGGACGGCGCGCACCGGACGCTGGACGAGCTGGTGGCGACCGTCGGCGAGGGGCGGCTGAGGCTGATCCACGCCAACGACTCGATGGACGTGGCCGGCGCGCACAAGGACCGGCACGCCGGCATCGGCGCCGGGCACATCGGCGAGGACCCGTTCGCGGCGCTGATGACACACCCGGCGACGGCGGGCGTGCCCCTGGTCATCGAGACACCCGGCGGCAAGGAGGGGCACGCGGCGGACGTGGAGCGGCTGAAGAAGCTCCGCGACGGCTGA
- a CDS encoding sulfite oxidase-like oxidoreductase: MGQPAERESGERATRGAVDLQLPPGQRLQKGWPVTHYGPVPKFRPERWEFRVFGATADGGKRCWTHEEFTALPYTTVEADLHCVTKFSMVGAEWGGIPARTVVEIAPPAPDVTHVMVWAEYGFSSNLRLADFTSDRSLFATHKDGELLTAEHGFPLRLIVPHLYAWKGPKWVRGVEYMTADRRGFWEERGYHNLGDPWKEQRYSYQEEPGDGPEL; encoded by the coding sequence ATGGGTCAGCCGGCGGAACGCGAATCGGGGGAGCGCGCGACACGAGGAGCGGTGGATCTCCAGCTCCCGCCGGGGCAGCGGCTGCAGAAGGGCTGGCCGGTCACCCACTACGGGCCGGTCCCCAAGTTCCGCCCGGAGCGCTGGGAGTTCCGCGTCTTCGGCGCCACGGCCGACGGCGGGAAGCGCTGCTGGACCCACGAGGAGTTCACGGCGCTGCCGTACACCACCGTCGAGGCCGATCTGCACTGCGTCACCAAGTTCAGCATGGTCGGCGCGGAATGGGGCGGGATCCCCGCCCGCACCGTCGTGGAGATCGCCCCGCCCGCCCCCGACGTCACCCATGTGATGGTGTGGGCGGAGTACGGATTCAGCTCCAACCTCCGGCTCGCGGACTTCACGTCCGACCGCTCCCTGTTCGCCACCCACAAGGACGGCGAACTGCTCACCGCCGAGCACGGCTTCCCGCTGCGCCTGATCGTGCCGCACCTGTACGCCTGGAAGGGCCCCAAGTGGGTTCGCGGCGTGGAGTACATGACCGCCGACCGCCGTGGCTTCTGGGAGGAGCGCGGCTACCACAACCTCGGCGACCCCTGGAAGGAACAGCGCTACTCCTACCAGGAGGAGCCCGGGGACGGCCCCGAGCTCTGA
- the bfr gene encoding bacterioferritin, which produces MQGDPEVIEFLNEQLTAELTAINQYFLHSKLQDHKGWHKLAEYTRAESFDEMRHAELLTDRILLLDGLPNYQRLFHVRVGQTVTEMFQADREVELEAIDRLRRGVEVMRNKNDITSANIFEAILADEEHHVDYLDTQLELIDKLGEALYLSTVIEQSQPDPSGPGTHGFKTP; this is translated from the coding sequence ATGCAGGGCGATCCCGAGGTCATCGAGTTCCTCAACGAGCAGCTGACCGCCGAGCTGACGGCGATCAACCAGTACTTCCTGCACTCCAAGCTCCAGGACCACAAGGGCTGGCACAAGCTCGCCGAGTACACCCGCGCCGAGTCCTTCGACGAGATGCGCCACGCCGAGCTGCTCACGGACCGCATCCTGCTGCTCGACGGCCTGCCCAACTACCAGCGGCTGTTCCACGTCCGCGTCGGGCAGACCGTCACCGAGATGTTCCAGGCCGACCGGGAGGTCGAGCTGGAGGCGATCGACCGGCTCCGCCGGGGGGTGGAGGTCATGCGCAACAAGAACGACATCACCTCCGCCAACATCTTCGAGGCGATCCTGGCCGACGAGGAGCACCACGTCGACTACCTGGACACCCAGCTGGAGCTGATCGACAAACTGGGTGAGGCGCTGTACCTGTCGACGGTCATCGAGCAGTCCCAGCCGGACCCCTCGGGCCCCGGGACGCACGGCTTCAAGACGCCCTGA
- a CDS encoding (2Fe-2S)-binding protein yields MFVCSCFGVTEEQVKSHAEAGACTPRQIASACKAGTDCGGCVRRIQALLGRGACPRRQLIDQGEQPLVAEVKEAA; encoded by the coding sequence GTGTTCGTCTGCAGCTGCTTCGGCGTGACCGAGGAACAGGTGAAGAGCCACGCGGAAGCCGGTGCCTGCACACCCCGGCAGATCGCCTCCGCCTGCAAGGCCGGCACCGACTGCGGCGGCTGCGTCCGGCGCATCCAGGCGCTGCTGGGCCGTGGCGCCTGCCCCCGGCGGCAGCTCATCGACCAGGGCGAGCAGCCGCTCGTGGCGGAGGTCAAGGAAGCCGCGTAG
- a CDS encoding class II 3-deoxy-7-phosphoheptulonate synthase → MTVNAKTSASAGNTWRDLPAAQQPEYPDPEALRAVIADLESYPPLVFAGECDQLRARMASVAKGEAFLLQGGDCAEAFDAVSADHIRNKLKTLLQMGAVLTYAASVPVVKVGRIAGQYSKPRSKPTETRDGVTLPTYRGDSVNGFDFTEEARVPDPERLKRMYNASASTLNLVRAFTTGGYADLRQVHAWNQDFVKSSPSGQRYEQLAREIDQALNFMQACGAEPEEFKTVEFFSSHEALLLDYESALTRVDSRTGQLYDVSAHMVWIGERTRQLDHAHIEFASRIRNPIGIKLGPSTTAEEALRYIDRLDPEREPGRLTFIVRMGADKIRDNLPELVEKVTASGATVAWVTDPMHGNTFEAASGHKTRRFDDVLDEVKGFFEVHKELGTHPGGIHVELTGDDVTECVGGGDEIFVDDLHQRYETACDPRLNRSQSLDLAFLVAEMYRDQ, encoded by the coding sequence GTGACCGTGAACGCTAAGACCAGCGCGAGCGCTGGCAACACCTGGCGAGATCTGCCCGCGGCGCAGCAGCCCGAGTACCCCGACCCCGAGGCTCTGCGCGCAGTCATCGCGGACCTCGAGTCGTATCCGCCGCTCGTCTTCGCGGGCGAGTGCGACCAGCTGCGCGCCCGGATGGCCTCCGTCGCCAAGGGAGAGGCGTTCCTCCTCCAGGGCGGCGACTGCGCCGAGGCCTTCGACGCCGTGTCCGCCGACCACATCCGCAACAAGCTCAAGACGCTCCTCCAGATGGGCGCCGTCCTCACCTACGCGGCCTCGGTGCCCGTGGTGAAGGTCGGCCGGATCGCCGGCCAGTACTCCAAGCCGCGCTCCAAGCCGACCGAGACGCGTGACGGCGTGACGCTGCCGACGTACCGCGGCGACTCGGTGAACGGCTTCGACTTCACCGAGGAGGCCCGGGTCCCGGACCCCGAGCGGCTGAAGCGGATGTACAACGCGTCGGCCTCCACGCTGAACCTGGTGCGCGCCTTCACCACCGGCGGTTACGCCGACCTGCGCCAGGTGCACGCCTGGAACCAGGACTTCGTGAAGTCGTCCCCGTCCGGCCAGCGCTACGAGCAGCTGGCCCGGGAGATCGACCAGGCGCTGAACTTCATGCAGGCGTGCGGCGCGGAGCCGGAGGAGTTCAAGACCGTCGAGTTCTTCTCCTCGCACGAGGCGCTGCTGCTCGACTACGAGTCGGCCCTCACCCGGGTCGACTCCCGCACGGGACAGCTGTACGACGTGTCCGCGCACATGGTGTGGATCGGTGAGCGCACCCGGCAGCTGGACCATGCGCACATCGAGTTCGCCTCGCGGATCCGCAACCCCATCGGCATCAAGCTCGGTCCGAGCACGACGGCCGAGGAGGCGCTGCGCTACATCGACCGCCTCGACCCGGAGCGGGAGCCCGGCCGGCTGACGTTCATCGTCCGGATGGGCGCGGACAAGATCCGCGACAACCTCCCCGAGCTGGTCGAGAAGGTGACGGCGTCCGGCGCGACCGTGGCGTGGGTGACCGACCCGATGCACGGCAACACCTTCGAGGCGGCCTCCGGGCACAAGACCCGCCGCTTCGACGACGTGCTGGACGAGGTGAAGGGCTTCTTCGAGGTCCACAAGGAGCTCGGCACCCATCCGGGTGGCATCCACGTGGAGCTCACGGGTGACGACGTCACCGAGTGCGTGGGCGGCGGCGACGAGATCTTCGTCGACGACCTGCACCAGCGCTACGAGACGGCGTGCGACCCGCGGCTGAACCGCAGCCAGTCGCTCGACCTGGCCTTCCTGGTCGCGGAGATGTACCGGGACCAGTGA
- a CDS encoding trp operon leader peptide, whose translation MFAHSTRTWWWTAHPAAH comes from the coding sequence ATGTTCGCGCACTCGACCCGCACCTGGTGGTGGACCGCTCATCCGGCGGCCCACTGA
- a CDS encoding anthranilate synthase family protein, giving the protein MDLLARLPHDDRPFALLRRRTPGHDHDVVELLTGPVTAHDRLADLPDEGLALVPFRQIRERGFDVRDDGTPLLVLTPEERHEIPLAEALRALPAHDVRVEGGGFDVGDEEYARIVGRVLDEEIGRGEGANFVIRRTYEGGIPGFGRADALALFRRLLEGERGAYWTFVVHTGDRTLVGASPEVHVRASGGTVVMNPISGTYRYPAEGPTPEHLLRFLADGKEIEELSMVVDEELKMMCTVGDMGGVVVGPRLKEMAHLAHTEYELRGRSSMDVRDVLRETMFAATVTGSPVQNACRAIERHEAGGRGYYAGALALIGRDEGGAQTLDSPILIRTADIDAAGRLRVPVGATLVRGSDPAGEVAETHAKAAGVLAALGVRPGRPRVEAVRPKLAEDPRVRAALDGRRASLAPFWLRMQERSDALTGHALVVDAEDTFTAMLAHVLRAAGLEVTVRRYDEPGLRDAVLAHEGPLVLGPGPGDPTDTADPKMRFLRALTAEVVAGSRHGVLGVCLGHELLAAELGLDIVRKKVPYQGAQTEIDLFGRPETVGFYNSFVAHCDEDAARELAAHGVEVSRAANGEVHALRGPGFAGVQFHPESVLSLNGAAVVRELMGQLRGTSTLPERRPAV; this is encoded by the coding sequence ATGGACCTGCTGGCACGGCTCCCCCACGACGACCGCCCCTTCGCCCTGCTGCGCCGCCGCACCCCCGGCCACGACCACGACGTGGTGGAGCTGCTGACCGGCCCGGTCACCGCCCACGACCGGCTGGCCGACCTGCCCGACGAGGGACTGGCGCTGGTCCCCTTCCGGCAGATCCGCGAGCGCGGCTTCGACGTCCGCGACGACGGCACCCCACTGCTGGTGCTGACCCCCGAGGAGCGCCACGAGATCCCGCTCGCCGAGGCGCTCCGGGCGCTCCCCGCACACGACGTGCGCGTCGAGGGCGGCGGCTTCGACGTCGGTGACGAGGAGTACGCGCGGATCGTCGGACGGGTCCTCGACGAGGAGATCGGGCGGGGCGAGGGCGCCAACTTCGTGATCCGCAGAACGTACGAGGGCGGGATCCCCGGGTTCGGGCGGGCCGACGCGCTCGCACTGTTCCGGCGGCTGCTGGAGGGCGAGCGGGGCGCGTACTGGACGTTCGTCGTGCACACCGGTGACCGCACCCTGGTCGGGGCCAGCCCCGAGGTGCACGTACGGGCGTCGGGCGGGACGGTCGTGATGAACCCCATCAGCGGCACCTACCGCTACCCCGCCGAGGGTCCCACCCCCGAGCACCTGCTCCGCTTCCTCGCCGACGGCAAGGAGATCGAGGAGCTGTCGATGGTCGTCGACGAGGAGCTCAAGATGATGTGCACCGTCGGCGACATGGGCGGCGTGGTCGTCGGACCCCGGCTGAAGGAGATGGCGCACCTCGCGCACACCGAGTACGAGCTGCGCGGCCGGTCCTCCATGGACGTGCGCGACGTGCTGCGGGAGACCATGTTCGCGGCGACCGTGACCGGCTCGCCGGTGCAGAACGCCTGCCGGGCCATCGAACGGCACGAGGCCGGCGGACGCGGCTACTACGCGGGGGCGCTGGCCCTGATCGGCCGGGACGAGGGCGGGGCCCAGACGCTGGACTCCCCCATCCTGATCCGCACCGCCGACATCGACGCCGCCGGACGGCTGCGGGTGCCGGTCGGTGCCACGCTGGTGCGCGGCTCGGACCCGGCGGGCGAGGTGGCGGAGACCCACGCCAAGGCGGCCGGGGTGCTGGCCGCGCTGGGTGTGCGCCCGGGACGGCCGCGCGTGGAGGCGGTGCGGCCGAAGCTCGCGGAGGACCCGCGGGTGCGGGCCGCGCTGGACGGGCGCCGGGCCTCGCTCGCGCCGTTCTGGCTGCGGATGCAGGAGCGGTCCGATGCGCTGACCGGACACGCGCTGGTCGTCGACGCGGAGGACACCTTCACCGCGATGCTCGCCCATGTGCTGCGGGCGGCCGGTCTTGAGGTCACCGTGCGCCGCTACGACGAGCCCGGGCTGCGGGACGCGGTGCTCGCGCACGAGGGCCCGCTGGTGCTGGGGCCCGGCCCGGGCGACCCCACCGACACGGCCGACCCGAAGATGCGGTTCCTGCGCGCGCTGACCGCCGAGGTCGTCGCGGGCAGCCGGCACGGCGTGCTCGGCGTCTGCCTCGGCCACGAGCTGCTGGCGGCCGAGCTGGGCCTGGACATCGTCCGCAAGAAGGTGCCCTACCAGGGGGCGCAGACGGAGATCGACCTGTTCGGGCGGCCGGAGACGGTCGGCTTCTACAACAGCTTCGTGGCGCACTGCGACGAGGACGCCGCGCGGGAGCTGGCCGCGCACGGCGTCGAGGTGAGCCGCGCGGCGAACGGCGAGGTGCACGCGCTGCGGGGGCCCGGTTTCGCGGGCGTGCAGTTCCACCCCGAGTCGGTGCTCAGTCTGAACGGCGCCGCCGTGGTGCGGGAGCTGATGGGTCAGCTGCGCGGCACCAGCACGTTGCCGGAGCGGCGGCCGGCGGTGTAG
- a CDS encoding 6-phosphofructokinase — MRVGVLTGGGDCPGLNAVIRAVVRKGVQEYGYEFTGFRDGWRGPLEGRTVTLDIPAVRGILPRGGTVLGSSRTNPLNEDDGIRKIKDNLAALGVDALITIGGEDTLGVATRLADEYGVPCVGVPKTIDNDLSATDYTFGFDTAVGIATEAIDRLHTTAESHMRVLVVEVMGRHSGWIALHSGLAGGANVILLPEHPFDVDQVCAWVTSRFRASYAPIVVVAEGAVPRDGDMVLKDRSLDAFGHVRLSGVGEWLAKQIEKRTGKEARTTVLGHVQRGGTPSAFDRWLATRFGLHAIDCVRDGDFGKMVALDGTNIVRVPIAAATAQLKTVPPSLYEEAGVFFG, encoded by the coding sequence ATGCGGGTCGGAGTACTGACCGGCGGCGGCGACTGCCCCGGGCTCAACGCCGTCATCCGGGCCGTCGTCCGCAAGGGCGTACAGGAGTACGGCTACGAGTTCACCGGATTCCGGGACGGCTGGCGCGGTCCCCTCGAAGGACGCACGGTCACCCTCGACATCCCCGCGGTCCGCGGCATCCTGCCCCGCGGCGGCACCGTCCTCGGCTCCTCGCGCACCAACCCGCTCAACGAGGACGACGGCATCCGCAAGATCAAGGACAACCTCGCCGCGCTGGGCGTGGACGCGCTCATCACCATCGGCGGCGAGGACACCCTCGGCGTCGCCACCCGCCTCGCCGACGAGTACGGCGTGCCCTGCGTGGGCGTGCCCAAGACCATCGACAACGACCTGTCCGCCACCGACTACACCTTCGGCTTCGACACCGCCGTCGGGATCGCCACCGAGGCCATCGACCGGCTGCACACCACCGCCGAGTCACACATGCGCGTCCTGGTCGTCGAGGTGATGGGCCGCCACTCCGGCTGGATCGCCCTGCACTCCGGCCTGGCCGGCGGCGCCAACGTCATCCTCCTCCCGGAACACCCCTTCGACGTCGACCAGGTCTGCGCCTGGGTCACCTCACGGTTCCGCGCCTCCTACGCGCCGATCGTGGTCGTCGCCGAGGGCGCGGTACCGCGCGACGGCGACATGGTCCTCAAGGACCGGTCCCTGGACGCCTTCGGACACGTCCGGCTCTCCGGGGTCGGCGAATGGCTGGCCAAGCAGATCGAGAAACGCACGGGGAAGGAGGCGCGCACCACGGTCCTCGGGCATGTGCAGCGGGGTGGCACGCCCAGCGCGTTCGACCGGTGGCTCGCCACCCGCTTCGGCCTGCACGCCATCGACTGCGTCCGCGACGGCGACTTCGGCAAGATGGTCGCCCTCGACGGCACGAACATAGTCCGCGTCCCGATCGCCGCGGCCACAGCCCAGCTGAAAACGGTGCCTCCGTCCCTCTACGAGGAGGCAGGAGTCTTCTTCGGCTGA
- a CDS encoding response regulator, producing MSGTTGSTGTPIRVMVVDDHPMWRDAVARDLSESGFEVVATAGDGDQAVRRAKAAAPDVLVLDLNLPGKPGVQVCKEVVAADPAVRVLVLSASGEHADVLEAVKSGATGYLLKSASTEELRDAVRRTATGDPVFTPGLAGLVLGEYRRLASEPAGPAGGAEESKAPRLTERETEVLRLVAKGLSYKQIAERLVISHRTVQNHVQNTLGKLQLHNRVELVRYAIERGLDDA from the coding sequence ATGAGCGGGACGACCGGCAGCACCGGGACGCCGATCAGGGTGATGGTGGTCGACGACCACCCCATGTGGCGGGACGCCGTCGCCCGCGACCTGTCCGAGTCCGGCTTCGAGGTCGTCGCCACCGCAGGCGACGGCGACCAGGCGGTGCGCCGCGCCAAGGCCGCCGCACCCGACGTCCTCGTCCTCGACCTGAACCTGCCCGGCAAGCCCGGCGTCCAGGTGTGCAAGGAGGTCGTCGCCGCCGACCCCGCCGTCCGCGTCCTGGTGCTCTCCGCCAGCGGCGAGCACGCCGACGTCCTGGAGGCGGTGAAGTCCGGCGCCACCGGCTACCTGCTCAAGTCCGCCTCCACCGAGGAACTGCGCGACGCGGTGCGCCGTACCGCCACCGGGGACCCGGTGTTCACCCCGGGCCTGGCCGGACTGGTCCTCGGCGAGTACCGCCGCCTCGCCTCCGAACCGGCCGGCCCGGCCGGCGGCGCGGAGGAGTCCAAGGCGCCCCGGCTGACCGAGCGCGAGACCGAGGTGCTGCGCCTGGTCGCCAAGGGACTGAGCTACAAGCAGATCGCCGAACGGCTGGTCATCTCCCACCGCACCGTGCAGAACCACGTCCAGAACACCCTCGGCAAACTCCAGCTGCACAACCGCGTGGAGCTCGTCCGGTACGCCATCGAGCGTGGCCTCGACGACGCGTAG
- the macS gene encoding MacS family sensor histidine kinase — translation MAQRDRVMRMSVEQPLWRALAGYRLLAMVYAIGLFAASHDGFTRPWLAVVYFAVLGVWTLATLPRVASAAACTKPFLAVDLAIAVTGILITPITDAAERVHDGGPTLPSIWTAGSVLAFAVKGGWRWAALASTLVAVANLVERGTPARDTVHNVVLVWVASIAIGYVVEVARASERTLARALEIEAATRERERLARDIHDSVLQVLAMVQRRGAVIGGEAAELGRMAGEQEVALRTLVSGGLVPVSRASEDAALGAVVRTVEEDEPADDGPVDLRSLLAPHAGSRVSLAEPGAPVTLPPAAAREVAAAVGAALDNVRRHAGEQARAWILVEDEPDEVIVTVRDDGPGIPEGRLAQAEGEGRLGVALSIRGRLGDLGGSADVITVPGQGTEVELRVPRHRQDANDPRGKAEQR, via the coding sequence ATGGCCCAGCGCGACAGAGTCATGCGCATGTCGGTGGAGCAGCCGCTGTGGCGTGCCCTCGCCGGCTACCGGCTGCTCGCCATGGTGTACGCGATCGGTCTCTTCGCGGCCTCCCACGACGGGTTCACCCGCCCCTGGCTCGCCGTCGTCTACTTCGCCGTCCTCGGCGTGTGGACCCTCGCCACCCTGCCCAGGGTCGCGAGCGCCGCCGCCTGCACCAAGCCCTTCCTCGCCGTCGACCTTGCCATCGCCGTCACCGGCATCCTGATCACCCCGATCACCGACGCCGCCGAACGGGTCCACGACGGCGGTCCCACCCTGCCGTCCATCTGGACCGCCGGGTCGGTGCTCGCCTTCGCCGTCAAGGGCGGCTGGCGCTGGGCGGCCCTCGCCTCCACCCTCGTCGCCGTCGCCAACCTCGTCGAACGCGGCACCCCGGCCCGCGACACCGTGCACAACGTCGTCCTCGTCTGGGTCGCGTCCATCGCCATCGGCTACGTCGTCGAGGTCGCCCGCGCCTCCGAACGCACCCTCGCCCGCGCCCTGGAGATCGAGGCCGCCACCCGCGAGCGGGAGCGCCTCGCCCGGGACATCCACGACAGCGTGCTCCAGGTGCTGGCGATGGTGCAGCGGCGCGGCGCGGTGATCGGCGGTGAGGCCGCCGAACTGGGCCGGATGGCCGGCGAGCAGGAGGTGGCACTGCGCACCCTGGTCTCCGGCGGCCTGGTGCCCGTCTCCCGGGCCTCCGAGGACGCGGCCCTGGGAGCGGTCGTACGGACCGTCGAGGAGGACGAGCCGGCGGACGACGGCCCGGTGGACCTGCGGTCCCTGCTCGCCCCGCACGCCGGGTCCCGGGTCAGCCTCGCCGAACCCGGCGCGCCCGTGACACTGCCCCCGGCCGCCGCGCGGGAGGTGGCCGCCGCCGTCGGCGCCGCCCTGGACAACGTCCGCCGGCACGCGGGGGAGCAGGCGAGGGCCTGGATCCTGGTCGAGGACGAACCGGACGAGGTGATCGTCACCGTCCGCGACGACGGCCCCGGCATCCCCGAGGGACGGCTCGCCCAGGCCGAGGGGGAGGGGCGGCTCGGTGTCGCCCTGTCCATCCGGGGCCGGCTGGGCGACCTCGGCGGCAGCGCCGACGTGATCACGGTGCCCGGCCAGGGCACGGAGGTCGAACTCAGGGTGCCCAGGCACCGGCAGGACGCGAACGACCCACGGGGGAAGGCGGAACAGCGATGA